A stretch of DNA from Desulfonatronum thioautotrophicum:
CGCCGTGGCCTCATCCTCCGGCAACGTCGCTCTTTTCGCATTTCGTCCCTCCCTTTTCACTCATGTTGCCTCCAGACCGTCCACCCCACGGAAGATAGCCACCTCGTGAAACGTCACCTTGTGATGCGCCGTTTCCAGAAATTCCCGGACTTCCCGCTCCTGCCTTGGAGCGAAGACCAGCTTGACCACCGCCGTGTGGGGGCTCACCGTAGTCAGATAGGCCAGATTGTCCTCGGCTTCCAAGAGAAACTTCAGCAGGGAAATGCCGTCCGGAGCCAGTTGCAGGTACATTCGGCTTGAATAGCGTGGGAGCATGGTGGCGGAGGTCGACCGCAAGCCAGACATGGGCTTGTTTCCTACTGCAACACGCCGCCGTGGACAAGGGCGTCTCGACTCGAATCCGTGTGCTTCCCGCCCGTGACGAACACGCAAAGTCTGGAACGCCTCTTGTAAGAGTCGCAGACAAGGAGAAAAAACATGCACATTTTTCCCTCTCTTTCAGCCCAGTCCGACTCTTCGGCCAACACAGGCCTTGTGACGGGTGCCTCGTTGCCAAGCCTTGGCAGTAGCGACCTCGGGGATATTTTTGGAGCCTTTCTGAACAGTGCCCGCGATAATGCTCGCGACAATGCCCCGGATCACTCCAGACTTATGGAATGGACGCAACAGCAAGCAGCTGTTCACGACACGCATCGCCAAGAACTGCCTCCCCTCCGTGAGCCGGAACGAAGACCATCTGTCGAACAAGAACCAAGCAGACGTGATGACCAGCTTACCTCCCGCCATCTGGACAAGCCCGTGAACAGGGAAGATTTTGCCGAGCTGCGGCAAAAACTGGAAGATATGGGCTTTGAGGCGGAAACCCTGGACCGGCTTGAAGATGTTTTCGAATCCAACGAGACAGTCACATGGCGGCAGGTTCTGGATATTTTGCGCGAGCCGCTGGAGGAGCTGGCCAACATCAAGTTGACGCCGGAGCAGGAAAAAAATCTGATCAGTCTCCTGGAAAAAATCGGCTTCACACCGGATGATGCCTTGGCTCTGACCAGGGACATT
This window harbors:
- a CDS encoding DUF4911 domain-containing protein, encoding MSGLRSTSATMLPRYSSRMYLQLAPDGISLLKFLLEAEDNLAYLTTVSPHTAVVKLVFAPRQEREVREFLETAHHKVTFHEVAIFRGVDGLEAT